The Sinorhizobium sp. B11 genomic interval GAGGATAACAGGGACGGTCATTCAGACAATCATTCGGACAATATGGGGGCCGAGGGAACGACCGATAATGACGATATCAACAGGCTGCGGGCTCGCCGGCGCCGCAACATGATGGCGACGCTGATGCTCTCCCAGGGCGTCCCGATGATCCTTGCCGGCGATGAGGTCGGCAACAGCCAGGGCGGCAATAACAACGCCTACTGTCAGGACAACGAGATAGGTTGGACGAAATGGGACGGCCTCGATGACGCGTTCCTCGATTTCTGCCGGGAGGCCGTCGCGTTCCGCAGGGCTCATCCGGTCCTGAGACAGGAGCGCTTTCTGACCGGCGACAGCACCGATGATGGTCGTATTGAAATCGCCTGGTACAAGCCGGATGCCAGTTTCATGGATGACGGCGCCTGGAACGATGACGGGCTGCAGGTGCTTGGCGTCTATCTCTCAAAGAGTGCACATTCTCCGGACACGGAAGAAATGGACGATCTGTATCTGGTGTTCAACGCTGGCGGCGATTGCGAGGTGCACTTGCCCGAGGTCAACGGCTTGAACCAGTGGGCGCGGGTTCTCGACACCGGCGCCGAGAAAGATGCATTCAAGCTGCATGAGCCGGAGGCTCCGATCGTGGTTTATGCCCAAAGCATTGCGATCTTTGCACCCAAGGGGCAGACCCAGCCGCCCAAGGATGCAAGCAAGGCCGAGCGACACAGGTGGTTTCACTTCGGTCGCCGGAGCAAGTAACAGGTCGATAAGCAGCAATGAATGCAGAAGTCATCACTGAGCTAGGCCTGGTCTATGTCAGCGACACCGAACCGGGCATCCGCAGGCGAAGAAAAGGCAAGGGTTTCAGCTACCAGCTGCCGGACGGCACGACACTTGCCGATGAACTCCAGCGTGCGCGCATACAGGCCCTGGGCCTGCCACCGGCCTATGACAATGTCTGGATCTGCATTTACGAGAACGGCCACCTGCAGGCAACGGGCTATGACGCGCGTGGGCGCAAGCAGTACCGCTATCACAAGGACTGGCAGTCTTTCCGAAGTGCCGGCAAGTTCCATCAGCTTGTCGAGTTCGGCAGGGCGCTGCCCAGAATCCGGCGAACGGTCCTGCGCCATCTCGACACCGGTGCCAACGATATCGACGGCGTACTCGCGGCACTGACGACCCTGCTTGATGAAGCCCATCTGCGCGTCGGCAATCAGGCCTATGTCAAGGAAAACGGCACCTACGGCGCGACGACGCTTCTCAAGCGCCATCTGAAGATTGTCGATGGCCAAATCGAGCTGAAGTTCCGGGCCAAAGGCGGCAAGCGCGTACAACGCAGCCTCAAACATCCGCGCCTGCAGAAAATCCTGGAGGAGATTGCGGACTTGCCGGGGCGGCAGCTCTTTGTCTGGAAGGACGAGACCGGAGCGCTGAAGCCGATCGATTCCGGTCGGCTGAATGCCTATCTCGCGGAGATTTCAGGCATCACCATTTCGGCCAAGACCTTCCGCACCTGGGCGGGCTCACTTGCAGCTTTCGGCGCGGCGCGCAGCGCCATGTCCGAGGGGCGGCGACCGAGCGTGAAAGAAATGTCGGAGGCTGCGGCGGAGGCGCTGCACAATACGCCGGCAATCTCGCGCTCCAGCTATATCCATCCGTCGATCATTGCCCTGTCAGGTTCCAGCGAGACCTTGGAAGAGGGCGATGCCGAGCCCCTGCGGGGACTGCGGGCAGATGAAAATCGTATGCTGGACTTTCTGACGCGCCACCCGCTTCCCGAATGACAAAAAGAACCCGCGGCCAGGCCGCGGGCTTCGAGTTCAACAGGAGTATAAGTCAGGCGGCGCGCTTCTCGTGGCGGCCTTCCTCGACCTCTTCGACGATCTTGTTGACGAATGCTTCGAGATCGTCGGGTGAGCGGGAGGTGATGATGCCCTCGTCGGTTACGACCTTCTCGTCTTTCCAGCTCGCTCCGGCATTTTTCACATCGGTCTTGATCGACCAATAGGAGGTAGCCTGGCGGCCATGCAGGGCGTCGACTTCAACCAGCAGCCACGGCGCATGACAGATGGCGGCAACGACCTTGCCGGATTCGACGAATTCGCGGACAACTCTCACGGCATTGTCGTCGATACGCAGCTTGTCGGGATTGATTTGGCCACCCGGCAAGACCAGCGCATCGAAATCCTCGATGTTTACGTCCTTGGCCTGCAAGTCGACCGGCACGGTGTCGCCCCAATCCGTCTTGTCCCAGCTCTTGATCTGACCCTCCTTAATGGACGCGATCTTTACGGAGGCACCACGCCTCGTCAGTTAGTCCAAGGGCACGCGGAGTTCGGAGCGTTCGTAACCGTCGGTGGCGAGGATGAGGATTTTTGCGGATTTGATGGAAGGCATTACTTCTTCTTTCCTTCGTGTCGAAACTCGGGATCAAAGGCGAAACCGACGGCGGCACTAATCGTTCCCGAAAAATCCAAGGAAGCCGATCAGGAAACGCCAATGTCGAGTTCCGGATAATGGCGGAAAATTCCTTCCGTGTTGAAGGCAAGGCGGCGATCGGATCTGAGGTAGTGAGTTATGTTGGGGCGGCGTTCGACCCTGTCGCGAAGGGCCGCAAGGAGAGGATAACTGCCGCGATAATTGCTCATCGCTTTCGGGAAGGCGTAGACGAGACCCTCGACGATTTGGAACAGCGAGAGATCGACATAAGTGAGCGCATTGCCGACGATATAGTCCGAGCCTTCCGGATTCTGGTTCAGCACCCTTTCGAAATAGCCGAGGAATTTCGGAATACGCTCCTTGATGAAGGCGGCAGACCGGGCCTTCGCTTCTTCCTTCTGATCTTCGTAATAGAGCGAGGTCGCGATCGGATGGTGTGTGTCGTGCACTTCGGCCACAAAATCGGTGATGGTGAGCTGCAGGCCGTTTACGACATAGCGTAGCCCTTCGTCGTCAGGCGCCAGCCCGAGTTTGGGGCCTAGATAGAGGAGGATGTTGGCGACATGCGAGATAATGAGATCGCCGTCTTTCAGGAAGGGCGGGGCAAAGGGGGGCAGCGCCTCGCCATCGCTCTGCATGACGGCAAGCATGGCGCCAGTGCCGCGCCCGCGACCCGACTGGCGGCTGATGTCTATATACTCGGCACCCGCTTCCTCGAGGGCCAGCCGCACAAATTCGCCACGGCCTTGAATGCCGTCCCAGTAATAGAGTTCGTAAGCCATCTGCCCTCGTAGTTTCTCAGTGTCCGGATTCGCGTCCGAAATCCTTGCGCAATTCACCCTTCGCCTTTTCAAGTGTGCCTTTCTGCTTCTTCGTCAACTGGTCACCGGCGCGGTTGATGTAGAAGGTCAGCATCGACATGGCCGAGCGGAAGGGGCTCGATTTGCGCCGCTGGCTGCTTTCAGCCGACTGTTTCAGTGATTCTGCTATCTTTTTCGGATTGCTCGATTTGAAAACGCCTTCTTTGAGGTCCATCGCATCACTGTTTTCGGTCACGTCCTGCGACCATTTCTTGGTCTTCTTCGCCATCGTAAAAATCCTTCGGAGAAACGCCAAGCCTGCGCACCCGCCGCTTTGTTTCTGATCGCTGGCCTCTCAGTGGTGGGCGTGCTGGTCGTTGCGCTTGCGCGTGGCGGCCGCCTTTTTGGCTGATGCTGAGCGCTCTTCTTTCGAACGGGACGCAGAAGCGTGGCCGCCGATGCGCCCGCCCTTCTCGGAGGATTCGTGCGTATCCTTCTTGCCTCGGCCCGAACCGGATTTGTTGCCGCCACCGCTTTCCTTGTTGACGGTTGCCCAGGCTCGGCGCTCGGCTTCCCCGTGAGAAACGCCGCGGTCCTCGTAGCCTTCCTCGATATGCTCGGCCTTCCTCTTCTGCTTATCCGTGTAGGCGGATTTGTCACCTTTCGGCATGGCTGCCTCCTCTGACGTGTGTGAATGAAACTGAACTGCTGGCTTTCCCAAAAGTTCCGGGATTTCGCGCTCCGCTGCGAGGAGAGCGAAATCAGGAAACATGCCGCATGAACCGGAAGGACTTGTTCGTAAGGTATCCGGAACTCAGTGGTTCCCAAGCGGTGCGGCTCTAGGCGATGGGGCGCTGCCGGGCTGCGGTCTTCACTGCGCGGTCGAGCGCTGAAGTGGTAAAGGGCTTTGGCAGCAGCACGGAACCGGAAAAGCGGTTCGCATCCGGCAGATTGCTGTTGCCGGTCGCAAAGACGAGGCCGACCGAAGGGAACGCTTCGCGCGCCAGCGCTGCGAAGGCTGGGCCGGACATGCCCGGAAGGCCGACATCGGCAACAATGATATCTATATTCGTATCGATGCCGCGCAGGAGTTCGATGCCCTGTTCGCCGCTGTCGGCTTCGATTACATCATAACCGAGATCCTGCAGTATTTCGGCAGTGTCCATGCGGATGAAAGTATCATCCTCCACCAGCAGAAGCTTCAGCCTGGCCTGGACGATGCCGCGGGGCTGTCCGCCGCCCGGCAAGGGCACCGGGTTGGTCTGGCGCCGTTGCGCCTGATTGGCGAGAACGTGGCGAACTTTCCGCGCCAAGGCTTCCCGTGTGTAGGGCTTTGAAAGGAGTTCAAGGCCGGGATCGAGGCGGCCGCCGTGGACGATCGAGTTTTCGCTATAGCCCGACGTATAAAGCACTGCGACATTGGGCAGGCGCTCGCGGGCCATGCGCGCGAGCTCCGGGCTTTTCAACGAACCAGGCATGACGACATCGGTAAAGAGCAGGTCGATATGCGCTCCGCTCTCGATCACGGTCAGCGCGCTCTGTGCGTCCTTGGCTTTCAGCACGTAATATCCGAGATCGGTCAGCATCTCGACCACAGTTGCGCGCACACCCTCATCGTCTTCGGCGACCAGAACCGTCTCGGTGCCGCCGGTCGCCGGAGCATTGTCGCCGTTGGCGATCCGGTCCTCGCTTTGGAATGAGCGGGGAAGATAGAGCTTCACCGTCGTGCCTTCGCCGACTTCGCTATAGATCTTCACATGGCCACCGGACTGCTTGGCAAAACCGTAGACCATGGAGAGGCCGAGACCGGTGCCCTTGCCCTCCGGCTTGGTGGAGAAGAACGGTTCGAAAGCCTGCTCGATGATCTCGGGTGGCATGCCTGAGCCTGTATCGGTGACGGCGAGTACCACATATTGGCCAGGCGCGACTTCCGGATGGGTACGGCTGTAGGAATCGTCCAGAAAGGCGTTTCCAACCTCGACCGTGAGCTTGCCCGCGCTGTTCATTGCATCGCGTGAATTGATCGCAAGGTTCAGCAGCGCGTTTTCAATCTGTATCGGATCGGCAAGACTGTTCCAGAGGCCACCGGAAACCATGGTCTCCACCTCGATTTCCTCGCCGAGCGCGCGGCGCAGCATGTCATCCATCGCAGAGACGAGGCGACCGATATTGACGACCTTTGGCTCCAAAGGCTGGCGGCGGCCGAAGGCGAGAAGCTGGCTGGCCAGCCGCGATCCGCGCTCGACGGCGGACAGCGCGTTGGAGATACGCTCTTTGGCTCGGCCGTTGGTCGTCACATCCTTGCCGAGAAGCTGGAGATTGCCCGAAATAACCTGCAGCAGGTTGTTGAAGTCGTGCGCGACGCCGCCAGTGAGCTTGCCGATCGATTCCATCTTCTGCGCCTGCTGCAAAGCCGCCTCGGCCTGCTGGCGTTCGAGAATTTCGGTAGCAACACGAACCTCAAGCGTTTCGTTCAGCTTGCGGAGTTGGTCCTCGGCCTCACGGCGTTGGGCAATTTCGACCCCGGCCGCGCGGATGAGCCGGGCATTGTCGATTGCGACGGCGGACTGGCCGGCCAGGCTGATGAGGCTTGCCTCGGCAGCATCCGAAAAACGACCGGGCTGGCTATGACCGAAGAAAAGGCCGCCAATGACGCTGCCATCGCGGGACTTTACGGGTACGGCGAGATAGCTGCGCACAGGAAGGTGGCCGCTCGGCATGCCGGAATAGGGCGCATTCTGCCCGTAGCGTGGATCAAGCAGGATATCGTCGGATCGAACGACGCCTTCGCCGCCGAAAGTCGGTGCGAAGACTTTGGTGTTGCGCGGCATCGGAAACTTGTCGAAATGTTTGCGATCGACACCCGACAGCGCGTAAAGCATATAACTGCCGCCTTCGCCGTCATCGACATTGTAGAAAAAGGCGCCGAACTCAGCAGCCGTCAACGCCACTCCTGCATCGACGGCGATCTGCGTCAGGCGGTCGACATTGAGCTCGGCCGTGATTGCCGAGCCGGCGCGATTGACGACGGCGAGTGTTGCGGATTTTTCCTGCGCTTCATCCAACGCAAGGCGCTCCCGGCGCTTTGCGAGTACCTGATCCGTCACTTCCATGGTCGCGCAGAGAATGCCGGCTACCTTGCCGTCGTCGTCCCGCAGCGGCGTGTATGAAAAAGTGAACCAGGTATCTTCCGTCTGCCCCTCGCGCCGCATGGGAACGTGCAGTTCCTTGTAGAGCTGCGACTGGCCGTTTAGCGTGGCCTTCACAATCGGTTCGAATTGCGGCCAGATATCCGACCAAACTTGCTGAAACGGCCTTCCGAGGGCGGCAGGATGCCGTTCGGGAAAAATCGCGACATAGGCGTCGTTATAAATAAAAGCGAGTTCGGGACCCCAGGCGACAAATTTCGGCTGGCGGGAATTTACAACCATTTCCGCAATATGTCGGAGGGAACTTGGCCATGCTTCAACTGATCCGACGCCGGCTGCATCCAAACCATTCCGGCGCAACAAATTTCCGATTTCGCTATCGCCTCCCGGCCAGCGGCTCCCCACCCGTGCCATCAAAAATCGCTTTCATTCCTCATCCGCCGGTCCATGGCAAAATAGAGGCGTCGATCACGAGGGAAAGAGCAAGCTGAAAATATCGTTAATCGGATAGGTGCCGAATACTTTCAATGAGATCGTTTATATTTGTTATTCTTGATCCAGCTTTCGAGAGGTAATGAAAGCGCGGCTTAGCGCAAAGGAACGAAGCTCACTCGGTTTGCGCGGATCGCGAAAAAAAACGCCGACAATATTGTCGACGAAAAGGATAAGTCCCAGCGCGAAACCGATGTAAAGCACCGCAGCGATGAGAAGAAGCGACATCTCCATCCCTCACACCGAAGCTGGAAAACCGCAGCCGGAAACCGCGGGAATAGGGATGATGAGGAGATGGGCTAAACGGCGGGTCATGACGACTTCCCTGTTTGCCCATAAACAGCCGGGAAATACTCTTGTTCCCCGTTTCGAGGGGCGGACGCAGCTTTTTTAAAGAGCTGTCCAGACGGACGTTTCATTCGGCTTGTGGTCACCCCCGCACAGAAGCTGGCGCTTCATGACCTTATTAGCGCGCAACTAATTCAAACTTATGACAAAAAAAGCCAAGGGGCGCCGTGAAGGCGCCCTTTTTCATCAACATCTGAAGATTTCTCTTCAGGAAGCCGACTTGCGTACGGCCGTCCGCTTTGAGGCCGGCTTGATGATGCCGTTCGTCTTCGTGCTTGCCGCCGCCCGTTTGGCAGGTTTCTTGGCTTCGCCATCATTCGTGATCTCGGCTGCTGCCGGTGCCTGCGTCTTGGCTGCCGCGGCCCGCTTCGCCCGAGGTTTCACTTCCTTGCCGTTTGGAGATTTTGATACCCCCTTGAGCGCATCATGCTCAGCCCTTGCTTTTTCCCAATGGATGGAATCCCTTCCCGTCGGGTGTCCCTCTTCTTCCCAGAGGGCATATGCACGTTTTTGTATCCACTCATCCCGAGTTTCTGCCATCGCTGATCTCCAGTCACAACATGCCGTCGTCCGAACGCGATACTATTGAAAAGGTTCCAGACTATCGGGCCGGTTTCAAGTGGATTTGCCAAGTAAATCGGGAATATTTTTGCGTTGCAATATTTATAGGCAATAACTCGTTCTAGTTGCCTTGATATTGAACAGCGTGGCGCAGATCCGCGATGAAATTCGCGCGCTGGCGCGCGATATCCTCATCATCGCGGATCCTCAGGAGGAAGGAAGGGTGGATAGTGACGAGAACCGGCGGATGGTTCTCCGGCGTGAGGATGTGACCGCGCTCGGGCGTCAGCTTCACCTTCGGGCCGAGAAGAGAGTAAAGCGCCGTCGCACCAAGTGCGACGACGAGATGCGGCCTCACAAGATTGATTTCGGCGCCAAGCCACCAGGAGCAGCGCTGGATCTCCCCCGCATTGGGTTTCGAATGCAGGCGGCGCTTGCCGCGAGGCTCGAACTTGAAGTGCTTGACCGCATTGGTGACGTAGCATCGCGAGCGCTCGAGCCCGGCCTCCTCGAGGCAGATGTCGAGCAGGCGTCCGGCAGGGCCGACGAAAGGGCGGCCTGCAATATCCTCCTTGTCGCCAGGTTGTTCGCCGACGAGCATGATGTCGGCCTTCTGCGATCCCTCGCCGAAGACGAGCTGGGTTGCGTTCTTGTAGAGTTCGCAGCGTGTGCAGCCTTGCGCTTGATGTTCAAGTTGGTCGAGGCTGGCGGCGTCGGCGCTTTCAAGCGTGAAGGCAGGGCCAAATTTCGATGCGATGTTCATGGCGGCAATCTCTTGGCTTCCACTCTTAACCGGTCACGCAACCGATTGTTCCTGCCTGTTCGGAACAACCCGGGGCCTCAGGAATTTGGTGCTGACTGGAACCATACGGGGTGAGGGATGAGCCAGATCTCAAAGAACGGAACGAACATGGAAAGCACCGGGTGCTGGGGCGCAGAGTTGCTGGCGGACGGGAGCGCACATTTTCGTCTCTGGGCGCCGAGCGAGAATGCGATTTCGCTGCGCCATCGTGGCCGGGATATTCCGATGCATGATGCTGGAGACGGCTGGCTCGAGGCGACTGTGACGAAAGCCGTCGCCGGTGACGAGTACATGTTCGTCCTCTCGGATGGAAAAGCCGTCCCGGATCCAGCGTCGCGGGCGCAGGCTGGCAAGGTGGACGGCCCGTCGCTGATCGTCGATCCCCGCTACCAATGGCAAAATTCGCGCTGGCGCGGGCGCCCCTGGGAGGAGGCCGTGATCAGCGAAATCCATATCGGCGCCTTTACACCCGAGGGTACGTTCCGGGCGGCAGCGGAGAAACTGAAGCATCTTGCGCAAACCGGCATCACTGCGGTCGAAGTGATGCCGGTGGCGCAATTTGCCGGTAATCACGGCTGGGGTTACGACGGCGTGCTGCAGTACGCGCCGCATTCCGCTTATGGGACGCCTGGCGATTTCAAGGCTTTCATCGACGCGGCACATGGGCTCGGCCTCATGGTGCTGCTCGACGTCGTCTACAATCATTTTGGACCCGAGGGTAATTACCTGCAGACATATGCGCCCGGCTTCTTCCATAAGGATCGGCAAACGCCCTGGGGTGCGGCGATCGATTTCGGTCAGGAACCGGTGCGGCGCTTTTTCATCGAGAACGCACTCTACTGGATCGGTGAATTCCGGCTGGACGGGCTCAGGCTCGATGCCGTCGAGCAAATCCACGATACCTCCGGAAAGCATGTGCTCTTAGCGATTGCGGAAGAAGTGAAAGCTGCTTTCGCCGACAGGCAGGTTCATCTGGTCGTCGAAGACCAACGCAATCTCGTGGAACTGCTTGTCCGCGACGAGACCGGCGCTCCCAAAGCCTACAAGGCCGAATGGAATGATGATTTTCATCATGTGGCCCACATCATCGCGACCGACGAAACCATCGGTCACTACAAGCCTTTCGCCGATCAGCTCTGGCAAAAGCTTCGCCTCGCGCTCCAGCACGGCTTCATTTATCCCGATCGAACCGATCGGCCGGAGCTACCCGTTGGCGAACGCCGCTACCTGCCGCCGACGGCCTTTGTCGATTTCCTGCAGAACCACGACCAGATCGGAAACCGTGCGTTCGGCGAACGGCTGGTGAGCCTTTCCGATCCCGAGATGCTGGACGCGTTGACCGCGATCCTCCTGCTTTCACCTCATATTCCCTTTCTCTTCATGGGGGAGGAGTACGGGGAGAGGCGGCCCTTCTATTTCTTCACCGACTACACGGGCGAACTCGCCAAGATAGTCCGCGAGGGTCGCATGGCGGAAGCCGAGGGTTTCGGCGGATTGAAGGCCGGCAGAAGCGTGGCCGATCTGCCTGATCCAAATGCGCCTTCGACCTTCGAAAATTCAAAACTCGACTGGCAACGGCGGGAGAACGAAGAGGGTCGGAAAAGCCTGGCTTTCGTCGCCGAACTCCTGAAGTTGCGCAAGACCTATATCGTGCCGCTGCTGCGGCAAAACTGGGCCATCGAGAGCGGTGTGCTCGAAGCGCCCGAAGGGGCGGTCGCCGTCTGGTGGAAGTTTGCCAACCTGACGCTGGCGCTCCGCGCCAATTTGTCAGGGCAGGCACTGGTCCTGCCGTCAATCGCGGGAACTGTGATCTACGAGCACTACGGCCGGGAAGCAAAGCCTGCCGAGAACGGCGCGCTGCCGCCCCATTCGGTTGTCTTTGCCATAGATATTGAGCCGGCAAATTAAGCATCTGAAAAATTCGCGTCGTAAGCGAGCTTCGGACTGATTGAACGCAGGCCATTCGCGGCTATATGCTGTGGCGATGTTTCAGCTGCTGTCGACCTATTGGCCGCATATCCTCTTCGTCATCTCGATTGCCATGGGGGCAGCGGCGGCGATCCATGCCACCATGACCAAGGAAGAGGTCCGGGCTGCAACCGGCTGGGTGGGCGTCATCATCCTCTCGCCGATCGTTGGCGCGCTGCTTTACATGATTGCCGGCATCAACCGTATCCGCCGCAAGTCGCTGAGCCTTCGGCGTGATGCGCTGCTGCCTGCCGCCGATCTGGACGAGCTCGAGAAATTCGACGCGGAGACTGAAGCCGTCATCAGCCAGTTCGGCCGGCGTTTTGCTGCCCTGCAGACGCTCGGCGATCGCGTTACGCGCTACCCGCTGACGACAGGCAATACGATCGACATGCTGGAAAACGGCGACGAAGCCTATGCAGCAATGAAGACGGTAATCGATGACGCGCAGAGCAGCATCCTGCTCGAAACCTATATCTTCGACCGCGACAGGATCGGGCTGCGCATCGCCGACGCGCTGATTGCAGCCGTCAGGCGCGGCGTGGAAGTGCGTGTACTGATCGACGCCGTCGGGGCACGCTATTCGGTGCCGAGCATTCTCGGGTACCTGAAGGAAGGGGGCGTCACCGTCGATGTCTTCAACGGCAATGTCATCATGGGGCTCAGGCTGCCCTATGCCAACCTGCGCACTCACCGCAAGATCCTGATCGCGGATGGAAAGACCGCGTTGACCGGCGGCATGAATATCCGCGAAGGCTTCAGCGAGGAGGCGGTCGGCGGGAGTTTTGCCCACGACACGCATTTCAGCGTCAGCGGCCCGGCGGTTGCCGATCTCTTCGACGTCGCGGCTGAGGATTGGCGTTTCACGACAGGCGAAGTCCTGAACGCGGAGGCTTGGCGCATCGATCGGCCAGAACGCAAGCGCGGCGATCCGGTCTTCATGCGTGTCGTCGCTTCCGGGCCGGACCGGAGCGTGGAGACGAACCACAAGATGCTGATGGGCGCCTTTTCCGTAGCGCGCCAGTCGATCCGGATCATGTCGCCTTACTTTTTGCCGGATCGGGAGCTGATCAGTGCGCTGGCAACAGCAGCCCGGCGTGGCGTGGAGGTCGATATCGTCGTGCCCGCCGCCAACAATCTCGTTCTGGTCGACCGGGCGATGACCGCGCAGTTCGACCAGATGGTCAGGAATTATTGCCGCATCTGGCGTTCGACCGGCAGCTTCAGCCATTCTAAGCTGCTCTCCATCGATGGAACCTGGGCCTATGTCGGCTCCTCCAATCTCGATCCGCGCTCACTGCGGTTGAATTTCGAGGTGGATCTTGAAGTACTGAATGCGGGCTTTGCCGGCGAAATCGATGAGCGCATAGACGATGCCATCAAGTCCGCCACGCCCGTGACGCTTGAGGGGCTGTGGTCGCGGCCCTTCCTGGTGCGGCTTCTCGAAAAGGTGCTTTGGCTGGGTTCGCCGTATCTTTGAACGAGTTTTCGTGATTGCGGCATGGCAAGTTTTATTGCGCTGCCTATAATCTGGGAAAAAAGCTTTTCGAGCAATGGAGCCGGCGTTCCTTCCGATGCAAGCCAAAAAGAAAGACAGTCTCCCCGCCAGTATCATCGCTTCCATCAAGAACAGGAAGAAACGCGTCGAGACCTGGCGTGCCGGGCTGAAGCCGCGCAGTGACGGAACGCTGATCGCCTCCTACAATGTCCATAAATGCGTCGGCACCGATCGACGCTTCGATCCGGAACGCACGAGCCGTGTCATCCATGAGATCGATGCCGATGTGATCGCCTTGCAGGAAGCCGATACGCGCTTCGGCGAGCGTACCGGCATTCTCGATCTCGCCCGGCTGGAGCGCGATACCGGGCTTGTTCCTGTTCCAATTTCAGGGGCTGTGAAAGCACATGGCTGGCACGGCAATGTGGTGCTCGTGCGAAAGGGCCTGGTGCATGACGTGCATCAGGTGAAGCTGCCGGGCCTGGAGCCCCGTGGCGCACTGGTTGCGGAAATAGAGCTCGAATCTGGCGGCAAACTGCGCATCATTGCCGCCCATTTCGGGCTGCTGCGCCATTCGCGGGCACAACAGGCAAAGACGCTGGTCGATCTCATCAGCGACCGTCATGAAATGCCGACAAT includes:
- a CDS encoding DNA topoisomerase IB encodes the protein MNAEVITELGLVYVSDTEPGIRRRRKGKGFSYQLPDGTTLADELQRARIQALGLPPAYDNVWICIYENGHLQATGYDARGRKQYRYHKDWQSFRSAGKFHQLVEFGRALPRIRRTVLRHLDTGANDIDGVLAALTTLLDEAHLRVGNQAYVKENGTYGATTLLKRHLKIVDGQIELKFRAKGGKRVQRSLKHPRLQKILEEIADLPGRQLFVWKDETGALKPIDSGRLNAYLAEISGITISAKTFRTWAGSLAAFGAARSAMSEGRRPSVKEMSEAAAEALHNTPAISRSSYIHPSIIALSGSSETLEEGDAEPLRGLRADENRMLDFLTRHPLPE
- a CDS encoding glutathione S-transferase, with protein sequence MAYELYYWDGIQGRGEFVRLALEEAGAEYIDISRQSGRGRGTGAMLAVMQSDGEALPPFAPPFLKDGDLIISHVANILLYLGPKLGLAPDDEGLRYVVNGLQLTITDFVAEVHDTHHPIATSLYYEDQKEEAKARSAAFIKERIPKFLGYFERVLNQNPEGSDYIVGNALTYVDLSLFQIVEGLVYAFPKAMSNYRGSYPLLAALRDRVERRPNITHYLRSDRRLAFNTEGIFRHYPELDIGVS
- a CDS encoding DUF3175 domain-containing protein, producing the protein MAKKTKKWSQDVTENSDAMDLKEGVFKSSNPKKIAESLKQSAESSQRRKSSPFRSAMSMLTFYINRAGDQLTKKQKGTLEKAKGELRKDFGRESGH
- a CDS encoding plasmid stabilization protein gives rise to the protein MPKGDKSAYTDKQKRKAEHIEEGYEDRGVSHGEAERRAWATVNKESGGGNKSGSGRGKKDTHESSEKGGRIGGHASASRSKEERSASAKKAAATRKRNDQHAHH
- a CDS encoding response regulator, which encodes MARVGSRWPGGDSEIGNLLRRNGLDAAGVGSVEAWPSSLRHIAEMVVNSRQPKFVAWGPELAFIYNDAYVAIFPERHPAALGRPFQQVWSDIWPQFEPIVKATLNGQSQLYKELHVPMRREGQTEDTWFTFSYTPLRDDDGKVAGILCATMEVTDQVLAKRRERLALDEAQEKSATLAVVNRAGSAITAELNVDRLTQIAVDAGVALTAAEFGAFFYNVDDGEGGSYMLYALSGVDRKHFDKFPMPRNTKVFAPTFGGEGVVRSDDILLDPRYGQNAPYSGMPSGHLPVRSYLAVPVKSRDGSVIGGLFFGHSQPGRFSDAAEASLISLAGQSAVAIDNARLIRAAGVEIAQRREAEDQLRKLNETLEVRVATEILERQQAEAALQQAQKMESIGKLTGGVAHDFNNLLQVISGNLQLLGKDVTTNGRAKERISNALSAVERGSRLASQLLAFGRRQPLEPKVVNIGRLVSAMDDMLRRALGEEIEVETMVSGGLWNSLADPIQIENALLNLAINSRDAMNSAGKLTVEVGNAFLDDSYSRTHPEVAPGQYVVLAVTDTGSGMPPEIIEQAFEPFFSTKPEGKGTGLGLSMVYGFAKQSGGHVKIYSEVGEGTTVKLYLPRSFQSEDRIANGDNAPATGGTETVLVAEDDEGVRATVVEMLTDLGYYVLKAKDAQSALTVIESGAHIDLLFTDVVMPGSLKSPELARMARERLPNVAVLYTSGYSENSIVHGGRLDPGLELLSKPYTREALARKVRHVLANQAQRRQTNPVPLPGGGQPRGIVQARLKLLLVEDDTFIRMDTAEILQDLGYDVIEADSGEQGIELLRGIDTNIDIIVADVGLPGMSGPAFAALAREAFPSVGLVFATGNSNLPDANRFSGSVLLPKPFTTSALDRAVKTAARQRPIA
- a CDS encoding DUF2934 domain-containing protein, which produces MAETRDEWIQKRAYALWEEEGHPTGRDSIHWEKARAEHDALKGVSKSPNGKEVKPRAKRAAAAKTQAPAAAEITNDGEAKKPAKRAAASTKTNGIIKPASKRTAVRKSAS
- a CDS encoding UdgX family uracil-DNA binding protein (This protein belongs to the uracil DNA glycosylase superfamily, members of which act in excision repair of DNA. However, it belongs more specifically to UdgX branch, whose founding member was found to bind uracil in DNA (where it does not belong), without cleaving it, appears to promote DNA repair by a pathway involving RecA, rather than base excision.), producing MNIASKFGPAFTLESADAASLDQLEHQAQGCTRCELYKNATQLVFGEGSQKADIMLVGEQPGDKEDIAGRPFVGPAGRLLDICLEEAGLERSRCYVTNAVKHFKFEPRGKRRLHSKPNAGEIQRCSWWLGAEINLVRPHLVVALGATALYSLLGPKVKLTPERGHILTPENHPPVLVTIHPSFLLRIRDDEDIARQRANFIADLRHAVQYQGN
- the treZ gene encoding malto-oligosyltrehalose trehalohydrolase, translated to MSQISKNGTNMESTGCWGAELLADGSAHFRLWAPSENAISLRHRGRDIPMHDAGDGWLEATVTKAVAGDEYMFVLSDGKAVPDPASRAQAGKVDGPSLIVDPRYQWQNSRWRGRPWEEAVISEIHIGAFTPEGTFRAAAEKLKHLAQTGITAVEVMPVAQFAGNHGWGYDGVLQYAPHSAYGTPGDFKAFIDAAHGLGLMVLLDVVYNHFGPEGNYLQTYAPGFFHKDRQTPWGAAIDFGQEPVRRFFIENALYWIGEFRLDGLRLDAVEQIHDTSGKHVLLAIAEEVKAAFADRQVHLVVEDQRNLVELLVRDETGAPKAYKAEWNDDFHHVAHIIATDETIGHYKPFADQLWQKLRLALQHGFIYPDRTDRPELPVGERRYLPPTAFVDFLQNHDQIGNRAFGERLVSLSDPEMLDALTAILLLSPHIPFLFMGEEYGERRPFYFFTDYTGELAKIVREGRMAEAEGFGGLKAGRSVADLPDPNAPSTFENSKLDWQRRENEEGRKSLAFVAELLKLRKTYIVPLLRQNWAIESGVLEAPEGAVAVWWKFANLTLALRANLSGQALVLPSIAGTVIYEHYGREAKPAENGALPPHSVVFAIDIEPAN